The Hymenobacter swuensis DY53 genome includes the window CGGGCCGCCCCGGCGCTGCAGCCAGCGCACTACCGTGGCTACGTCAGCCGCTTCGTGGTGGCCTACGGTGCACACATTGCCCGCGGAGCCGCCGTTGCCGGCAAAATCGGTGAGCAGTATGCTGTAGCCGAGGCGACGGAAATGCGCGGCTTCCGTCAGGAGCTTGCCTTTAGAGCTGGTGTAGCCATGAAACAGTGCTACCGTGCCGCGCGGGTGCGCTAACGGCCCGTACCAGCACTCCAGACGGCCGTTAGGGCTGTGCAGGTGTAGCGTGGCGTACGGAAACGCGGGCCGCTGCCGGTTGACGGGCTTGGGGTTTTCGATGCCGGTGAGCAGCACCCACAGCTTTTGCCCGGGCGTCAGCTGCTCGGGGTTATCGGTATGCGTCCCGGCCTCCGTGGTGAAATGCGTGAAGCGCCAGGCATGGAAGGCGGCTACCACGTTCAGGCCCGCAAACACCACGGCCGCCAGCACGAGGGTGCGGCGGCCGTAGCGGAAGAGTGGTTGGCTACGCATTAGCCGCGCCCGGGGCGTTTGCCACCCGTCGGGCCGGATTTGCGGCCAGGGCTGCTTGGGCGCCCACCCGGCGCGGCCGGGCCCCGCCCGGCCGGCTTGGCTCCGGGCTTGCGACCCGCGCCACCCGTTGCCGCGGGCCGGCCGCCGCTTTTGCCACCGGCCGGCTTGGGCGTGAAGAAGCCCGTGCCCGCCGTGCGGCCCGCGCCCCGGCTGCCGGCGGCGCGTTTGGTGCCTTCGGGGGCGGGTTTGGCGGAGTTGCTGCGGTTGAAGCCGCCCGTGGGAGCCGGTTTGGCGTTGGCTGGCCGGATGCCGCCGGGCCAGTACTCGGAGCCTTTATTGGGCGTTTTGAAGGTGCCGGCGGCGGCCGTTTGGGCGGCCATGTCCTCGGTGAGGGCGGCTACTTCCTTTTCCGTCAGCTCGCGCCACTGGCCGGGCTGGAGGTCGGCCACTTGCAGGTCGGCCAGCTGCACGCGCACCAGGCGCAAGGTGGGGAAGCCCACGGCCGCCGTCATCTTGCGCACCTGCCGGTTCATGCCCTGCGAAATCCGGATCTGGACCCAACTGGTGGGAATGGCGGCCCGGAAACGCACTGGCTTGCTCCGTTCCCAGAGTTGGGGCGCGTCGGGCAGCAGTTCCACCTCAGCGGGGCTGGTGAAACCGGTTTTCAGGTCCACACCGCGCCGCAGGTTTTCCAGGGCCTCCTCGGTGGGTACGCCTTCTACCTGCACCCAGTAGGTTTTCGGCACTTTGAAGCGGGGCTCCGACAGGCGGTGCTGGAGCTGTTTGTCATCGGTGAGCAGCACCAGGCCTTCGGAGTCGTAATCGAGGCGGCCGACGGGGTAGATGTTTGGAACATCCACGAAATCCTTAAGGGTTTGCCGGCCGGTTTCGTCGGTAAACTGGGTGAGGACTTCGTAGGGTTTGTTGAGCAGAACGTAGCGCATGCGAATCATGAGCGTTGCCGCCCAGCAAAAAAGTAGACGGCAAAGGTACGGTTACTTTGGCAGCCGTTTCAGCCGGATGCTTTCAGCAATGAGCATGCGCACTACGCCGTTGGGGCGCACCACGTATTCGCCGCTGTCCACCACCTTCACGCCGTTGCGCATTTCGTCCCGGTAATCGTGGTACACCAGTGTGCCGATGCGCACCGAATCGGCAGGGGTAGGGGCGGGCGGTGCGGGCTGCCCGTTGATGCGGGCCAGTTGGGCCAGGTACAGCAGCGAGTCGCGGCGGGTGTAGGGCTGGTAGCGGAACTTGCCGGGGAAGTAGTTTTTGGGGTCTGACACCCGGTCGCGCACAAAATCCTGCACCGCCAGCTCCCGCAGCTTCTCCGGTGATTTGGCGCAGCCTAGCAGCAATAGCGTGGCAGTAAGCAGGGGAAAGGAAAAACGCTTCATGGAAGTAAAAGCAAGATGAAATCTGGTTGTTGAGGCCGCTCAGAAAGCAGCAAAAGTATGCTGGCAGCTAAGCTGCACGAGTCGGGTAAGGAGCCAGGGAAACGACAGGCAGAGCGGAATCAGAGCGTGTCTATCATGCTTCGGCTCCGCTCAGCATGACGTTCTTTTTTAATTCATCAGCGCCACACTTGGCAACGTCAGCATGCAAGATTCCTCGCTGCACTCGGAATGACATTTTGTTGTTCGGCTTTACGCCTACACGCCGCCGGAGTACTTGCGGGTGGCCCATTCCACTGTCATCAGCCCCAGCAGCAGGAAAAACAGCCATTTCAGGTTAATAAGGTCTTTCAGATCTTCCTGCTCATAGATGATGGGCTTGTAGTTGGCCTGCTGAATGTCCCGGGCCAGCTGCTCCAGCTGCTGCGGGAAGTACAGCCGCTGCCCGTTGCGGCGCGCCATTTGGAACAGCAGGTTGTGGTCGGCGCGCGACTGGGTGGCTTCCAGCTGCAGCTCCTGCACCAGCACTTCGCCCTGATCCTGCTGGGGCTGGCCGCCCAGGGTGGCGCGGGCCACGTAGCGGTAGAGGCCGGCCGGCAGCGGCCCCAGGTGCAACGGCGCGCCATCCTCGGTGGTGGTATAGGTGAAGGTGCGAGGTTTCTGCTGCTGGTCGGTGAGTGTGAGGGTGAGGGGCTGGCCGTAGGTACGCTCGAAGATGGCGTTGTAGGTTTCGGCCCCGAAGGTCACGTCGTCCTGGGCGTTGAAGGCGTCCTGGGTCGGGTACACGTCAAGGCGCTTGCGGTTGGCGTTCTGGGTGAGCAGCTGCAGGGTCCGCAGCACCAGCCGGTCGTAGGCTTCGGGCCGGTCGTCGTGCTCCACGGCTTCCTGCAGGCGCCACTGCCAGCTGCCTTCGGTGAGCAGCGTGGCCTGCCGCCGGGCGGGCGTGCCCCCGAAGACCAGCAGCGGCTTCTGCGTTTTCAGGCGGCCCACCTGCTGCCACAGCGCGGCTTCGGCCCCGCCGCTGAGGCGCGCCTCCCCGAAGGGTACCGGCGCGGGCGGATAGGCCAGAAACCGCCGCAGCGCATCTTCCTCAAACGAAAACCGGGTGAAAACGGGGTTGGGCACGGGCGTCACGTCGTCGGTCTGGCTGCCCCGGGGCGTCACGGTGAGGCCGGTGCCGAGGGCGTTGTAAGCCCCGAAGTTGGTTTGCGCGCCCAGCACGTACAGCACCGGTACGCGGCGGGCCTGCACCTGGGCCAGCACCTCGGCCCCCATGCCGCCCGCGGCCGGCAGCTGGTGCAGAATGGCCACATCGAAATCCTGACGTTGAAGCGGACTGATGCCGGGCAGGTAGGTGGTGAGGTCAAAGTTACCATTCTGCAGGATGGCAGCGCGCAGGGCTTTCAGGTCGGGGTGCGGAGCCGCGCCGGCCAGCAGCACCCGCAGCTTGCCCTTCACCACGTCGAGGTAAGCGAATTTGCGGTTGTTGAGCAGGGTAAACTCACCCGGGAGCTTGTCTACCGTCACTTCGTAGCGCCGCTTGCCGGGGGCTGGGGCCGTGAGCAGAAAGGTGGTTTTCACCCGGCGCTGACCAGCCGGCAGGCGCACCTGTCGGGTTTGCAGCACCCGGCCGTTTTCGCGCACCTGCACCGTGGCCGTGCTGCCCGCGTACCCATCGTACCCAATTTCAGCCTCAATGGGGAACTGATTGCCGCTGAAGGCCACGCGGTTGTAGGCCAGGGCCGGCAGGCTCACGTCCTTCTTCGGGATGGTGTCGCCCACGCCCACGGCATAAAGCGGGAAGCGGTAATCGGTGAACTGCGGGGCGCGGCCTTGGTTTACCAGCCCGTCGGAGAGCAGCACCACACCCGCCAGGTTGCGGCCCTCGTAGCCTTCCCCGATGCTGCTGAGCAGCCCGTCGAGGTCGGTGGCCGCGGCCCGGAACTGCACCGAGTCGGGCCGCGGGGCTGGGCCCGACGTGAGGGCACGGGTTTCCACCTCGAAGCCCTGGCCGCGCAGGGTTGCGGCTAGCTTCGTGAGGCCCTGAGTGGCCTGGCTGAGCACCGCAGGCGGCGTAAACAGCCCCACCGACTGCGAGTTGTCCACAGCCAGCACGATGGTGGGTTTGCGGGTGGTAGTGGTGGTGGTTTTGAGGAAGGGCGACAGGAGCAGAAAGCACAGGAAGCTCACCACCGCGAAGCGCACGGCCGCCAGCGCGTAGTTCACGCTCCGGCTCCACGGAGCTTTGGCCGAGTACAGCAGGGCCGCGTAGCCCAGCCCTACCAGCAGGCATAGCGCAATAAACCAGGGAGAAGCAGATAACAGCAAAAGCCGACAGAAATCAGTGTGAACCTAAAAACCCCAAATCCGCGCCCATAGTTGCGCCGCGCGCCGGGGCCGGGTAGCGAAGGTAGTAGGTTGCGGGAGGAGGGTGGTTGGGTTTAGAATTATATGTAAGCTTTGTAGATAAACCTATTTATCGTTTCGTCATGAGCACTGCACTAAAAATTCTGATCGGATTCAGCGTGAGTATAGTTATCATATTCGCTGCATGCGTGGGCTATGTTTTTATGATTGCCGACACATTGGGAGGAGCCGATAAGAATCACACTCGTCAGGAGCTGGTAAGCAGCTACGCAAAGTATCGACAGGCCATACAAGGTGTTATTCGTCATTATTCGACTATGGTGCCAGCTGGTAAGCAGGTCGAAGTGGAGTTTGAGTACGGTGATATCCAGCGGATAGTGGTGCAGGAAGGGCCTAAGCAAAACCCCACATATAGTTTGGCTTGGGCCAGCACCTCCAAACTTCAACTCGACAGCTTGGTCGTCAGTCTAGGTTGGAGCGAGGCCGCAATTCAACAGCTTCAGGAAAAGCTGGAGGCTGCTGATTGTATTGCTATTCAGAATGGTGAGCCAGCCGTTTTGGGCTTCAAGAGAAGCGGTATGGGCATGTATTCGTTCAATGTTTTCAGCAAGCCAATTTCGAACAGCCTTCGGGAACAATACGCACGCGGTTGCACGCATATTATCCAGTCCGATGAATTAGTGCTGGAATATGGTGGAGGTGCCATTGGCCCTCAGTGTTTTCCGGCTAACTACTGATCAACTTCCATTTCCGCGCACAGCCGCGCAATTTCCAGCTCCTCGTTGGTGGGCACCACCAGTACCCGCACGCGGCTGCCGGCTGCTGATAAGTCGCGGATACCAGGGGCGCGGCGGGCGTTTTCAGTATCATCGAGCTGGATGCCTAGGAAGTCCAGGTTGGCGCACACCAGCTGGCGCACCAGCGCGTCGTTTTCGCCCACGCCACCCGTAAAGACGATGGCTTCGGCGCCGTTGAGGGCGGCCAGGAAGGCGCCGAGGTACTTCTTGATGCGGTAGGCGTAGAGGTCGTAGGCGAGGCGGGCGCGCGGGTCGCCTTCGTTAAGTTGGCGCGTGATGTCGCGCATGTCGCTGTGGCCGGTGAGGCCGAGCATGCCGCTTTCCTTGTTGAGCAGGTTCTTCACGTCGTCGAGCGAGTAGCCCAGCTGCTCGACCAAGTGGAAAATGATGGCTTGGTCGGTGTCGCCGGCGCGGGTGCCCATCACCAGCCCGTTCATGGGGCCGAAGCCCATGCTGGTATCCACGGCGCGGCCGGCCACGGTGGCGGTCATGCTGCAGCCGTTGCCCAGGTGCACCGTAATCACGCGAGCGTCGGGTTGGCCCAGGTAGCGTAGGGTTTCCTGGCTTACGAACTGATGACTGGTGCCGTGGAAGCCGTAGGCGCGCAGCCCGTGCTTGGTGTACAGCTCCTCGGGCAGCGCGAAGCGGTAGGCGTGGGGCGGCAGCGTGCTATGAAACGCCGTGTCGAACACTGCCACTTGCCGGGCCTGCGGAAACAGCTGCTCGGCCACCTCCATACCCAGCAGATTGGCCGGGTTGTGCAGCGGGGCCAGCGGAAACAGCTCCCGGATGCGGGCCTTCACCTCGGCCGTCACCAGCGTCGGCTCCCGGAATTCCTCACCGCCGTGCACGGCACGGTGGCCCACCAGCTGCACGTCGGCGGGGTCGGGCAGCACACCGGTTTCGGGGTCGGTGAGCAGGCGCATGGCCTGCTCCAGGCCGGTGCGGTGGTCGGGGATGGGCAGGGTGTGGCGCACGGTGTGCTCCTGGCCGTCGGGCAGCAGGGTGGTGTGCGTGAGCTGGCCCTCGGGCAGGCCGATGCGCTCCACCAGCCCGCGGGCCAGCGGCTGCTCCTGCGGCCAGCGAAACAGTTGGTACTTCAGCGAGCTGCTGCCGGAGTTGATGACGAAGATGTGCATGGGGAGTGACAGGGGGGAATCGGAGCTGCAGAACACAGGACTGTCGTACTTCGGTAAGCTCAGCGAAGTGGTCTGGTTAACCTAAGTTGTGGAAAACAAGGATTAAAGCTAAAAAACTAGTTCCCCTCCTTGGAAAGGAGGGGTTAGGGGTGGTTGACCTTGCGTTAGAACAGTTTTTAGAACTAGCTATATAATTCGTTCTACCAGCATCAACCACCCCTAACCCCTCCTTTCCAAGGAGGGGAACTAGCTTCTAGCCCTAAATCTAGTGTGCCGCCGACTCCTTCTTGGCGGGCATCAGCTTCTTCACCAGTCGTACTATCTGGTCAACCACGAAGCCAACCACCAGACCGCCCAGGCCGCAGGCCACTACTTTAGCCAGCCAGGCCAGGGCCGGCGTGGAAGCCAGGGCCAGTTCCAGTTCGTGCAGCAGGTGCGCGGTGAACGGGATGCCGTGGGCAATGATTTCAAAGCCCACCCACAGCATGGCGGCGGTGCCCACGTAGCTCAGGATGCTGAGAAACTTCGGCATGAACTTCACGAGGCCGCGGCCGAAGCTCTTGGTGGCCGCGCTGTTGTCGCCCTCGGCCAGGTGCAGGCCGATGTCGTCGGCCTTTACAATCAACCCCACGAAGCCGTACACGGCCACCGTGATAAACACCGCCACGGCCAGCATCACTACAATTTGGTTCACGATGGGCTGGTCGGTTACCTGGCTGTAGGCAATGGCCATGATTTCGGCCGACAGAATGATGTCGGTGCGGACGGCACCGGCCACGCGCTGCTGCTCCAGCTCCTCCGGCGTAATGGTTTCCAGCTGCTCGGTTTCCGCGTGGGCCTCGGGGTGCTTGCTGAACAGGGAATGCACCTTTTCGTAGCCTTCATAGCACAGATAGGCCCCGCCTAGCATCAGAATAGGCGTGATGGCCCAGGGCGCAAAGTAGCCCAGCACCAGCGCCGCCGGCGTCAGAATCAACAGCTTGTTGAACAGCGACTTTTTGGCAATCTGGTAGATGATAGACAGCTCCCGGCTGGGGTCGAGGCCGACCACATACTTGGGGGTCACGGCCGTATCGTCAATCACGATGCCCGACACCTTGCCGGTAGTTTTGGCTACCTGCGCCGGCACATCGTCCAAGCTGGCGGCACTGACTTTCACTAAAGCCGAAATATCATCTAGTAAGGCAAAAAGTCCGGAGGCCATGTAGGTTGGTTGGGTGAAAAAAGCAGTGTTGCAAGTGTGCAGCCGGCCCGGGTTATCGGGCAGCAGGCTGCTGCAAAGGTATCCGGAGCAGCTGTACG containing:
- a CDS encoding alpha/beta hydrolase, whose translation is MRSQPLFRYGRRTLVLAAVVFAGLNVVAAFHAWRFTHFTTEAGTHTDNPEQLTPGQKLWVLLTGIENPKPVNRQRPAFPYATLHLHSPNGRLECWYGPLAHPRGTVALFHGYTSSKGKLLTEAAHFRRLGYSILLTDFAGNGGSAGNVCTVGHHEAADVATVVRWLQRRGGPVFVYANSMGAVATLRAEAELGVRPTANVLECPYGSMLETAQSRFRSMHVPSFPMANLLVFWGGIENDFWAFDLDATRYAAHVTTPTLLLWGEADPRVTRAETDAIFAALAGSKRRQDFARSGHEPYWRRHRALWEQTIRNFLPRTTNLQ
- a CDS encoding acetate/propionate family kinase; translation: MHIFVINSGSSSLKYQLFRWPQEQPLARGLVERIGLPEGQLTHTTLLPDGQEHTVRHTLPIPDHRTGLEQAMRLLTDPETGVLPDPADVQLVGHRAVHGGEEFREPTLVTAEVKARIRELFPLAPLHNPANLLGMEVAEQLFPQARQVAVFDTAFHSTLPPHAYRFALPEELYTKHGLRAYGFHGTSHQFVSQETLRYLGQPDARVITVHLGNGCSMTATVAGRAVDTSMGFGPMNGLVMGTRAGDTDQAIIFHLVEQLGYSLDDVKNLLNKESGMLGLTGHSDMRDITRQLNEGDPRARLAYDLYAYRIKKYLGAFLAALNGAEAIVFTGGVGENDALVRQLVCANLDFLGIQLDDTENARRAPGIRDLSAAGSRVRVLVVPTNEELEIARLCAEMEVDQ
- a CDS encoding pseudouridine synthase; translation: MRYVLLNKPYEVLTQFTDETGRQTLKDFVDVPNIYPVGRLDYDSEGLVLLTDDKQLQHRLSEPRFKVPKTYWVQVEGVPTEEALENLRRGVDLKTGFTSPAEVELLPDAPQLWERSKPVRFRAAIPTSWVQIRISQGMNRQVRKMTAAVGFPTLRLVRVQLADLQVADLQPGQWRELTEKEVAALTEDMAAQTAAAGTFKTPNKGSEYWPGGIRPANAKPAPTGGFNRSNSAKPAPEGTKRAAGSRGAGRTAGTGFFTPKPAGGKSGGRPAATGGAGRKPGAKPAGRGPAAPGGRPSSPGRKSGPTGGKRPGRG
- a CDS encoding DUF808 domain-containing protein, producing the protein MASGLFALLDDISALVKVSAASLDDVPAQVAKTTGKVSGIVIDDTAVTPKYVVGLDPSRELSIIYQIAKKSLFNKLLILTPAALVLGYFAPWAITPILMLGGAYLCYEGYEKVHSLFSKHPEAHAETEQLETITPEELEQQRVAGAVRTDIILSAEIMAIAYSQVTDQPIVNQIVVMLAVAVFITVAVYGFVGLIVKADDIGLHLAEGDNSAATKSFGRGLVKFMPKFLSILSYVGTAAMLWVGFEIIAHGIPFTAHLLHELELALASTPALAWLAKVVACGLGGLVVGFVVDQIVRLVKKLMPAKKESAAH